In Deinococcus misasensis DSM 22328, a single window of DNA contains:
- a CDS encoding ribose-phosphate diphosphokinase, whose translation MFLNQRPLKVFSGQSNKALAQEICDNLGITLGNSETQKFNNDNIIVRYQESLREADVFIVQALSAPTSDNLMELLLMIDAAKSASAYRVTAVIPYYSYARSDKKDEPRISISARLVADLIQTAGADRVLTMTLHSPQVHGFFKVPVDHLSSEVVIANHLITHIDNVQDGVVLATDAGDIKRASALARRLNANLAFIDKRRLSDTNVQARGLIGDVKGRKVFVVDDEISTAGSLVEAVNVARNAGATEVYVAVTHGVYVGPAIERIAKLDAVEVCSTNTVEVPEWKMEQGKKLKVLTVAPLFAEAIQRIHSGESVSSLFD comes from the coding sequence GTGTTTCTGAATCAACGTCCCCTGAAAGTGTTTTCAGGTCAAAGCAACAAAGCACTGGCACAGGAAATCTGTGACAACCTGGGCATCACCCTCGGCAACAGTGAAACCCAGAAGTTCAACAATGACAACATCATCGTGCGTTATCAGGAATCCCTGCGTGAAGCCGATGTGTTCATTGTGCAAGCCCTCAGCGCCCCCACCAGCGACAACCTGATGGAATTGCTGCTGATGATTGACGCGGCCAAGAGTGCTTCCGCCTACCGCGTCACTGCAGTCATTCCCTATTACTCCTACGCCAGAAGCGACAAAAAAGACGAGCCCCGCATCTCCATCTCTGCCCGTCTGGTTGCCGACCTGATTCAGACCGCTGGTGCAGATCGGGTGCTGACCATGACCCTGCACAGCCCACAGGTGCACGGCTTCTTCAAAGTGCCTGTGGACCACCTGTCTTCCGAAGTGGTGATCGCCAACCACCTGATCACCCACATCGACAATGTGCAAGATGGTGTGGTGCTGGCCACCGATGCCGGAGACATCAAACGTGCCTCCGCGCTGGCCCGTCGCCTGAACGCCAACCTGGCTTTCATTGATAAACGCCGTCTGTCCGACACCAACGTGCAAGCCCGAGGCCTCATCGGTGATGTGAAAGGCCGCAAAGTCTTCGTGGTCGACGATGAGATCTCCACTGCGGGTTCTCTGGTCGAGGCCGTCAACGTGGCCAGAAACGCAGGTGCCACCGAAGTGTACGTGGCCGTCACCCACGGCGTGTACGTCGGTCCTGCCATTGAGCGCATCGCCAAACTGGATGCTGTGGAAGTGTGCAGCACCAACACCGTCGAAGTTCCCGAGTGGAAGATGGAACAGGGCAAGAAACTGAAGGTCTTGACCGTGGCCCCCTTGTTTGCAGAGGCCATCCAGCGCATTCACTCTGGTGAGTCTGTTTCTTCCTTGTTTGATTGA
- the dnaJ gene encoding molecular chaperone DnaJ has translation MDYYQILGVEKDASQEEIKRAYRALALKYHPDRNKEEGAQEKFAQINNAYAVLSDPEKRAHYDRFGSEPQTGGMPGGPGGAGGFSVEDLFSQFFGDAFFGGGGRRGNMQPRGEDLQVDAEITLEEARDGAEIEVDVDRLVTCDACNGTRSEPGSTPKTCTTCNGSGVVRQQQRTILGSFVTEQPCQTCRGEGVLITDPCKKCKGRGRVIKTEKIKVKLPKGIDGGYRLRVTGQGNEGPGGPGDLYVHLTLKPHPHLKREEEHLHYIAELGITEAIFGGKIKVPTLEGEKEVEIKPGTQHGDYIRLRNIGMPRLQGGGNGDLCVHFKVNIPSASKLSKEARAHLEAYAKVMGEHPDDHKEGFFEKLGKAFRGD, from the coding sequence ATGGATTACTACCAAATCCTTGGTGTGGAAAAAGACGCCTCACAAGAAGAAATCAAGCGCGCTTACCGTGCTCTGGCCCTCAAGTACCACCCGGACCGGAACAAGGAAGAAGGCGCACAGGAAAAATTCGCCCAGATCAACAACGCTTACGCCGTGCTCTCAGACCCAGAGAAACGCGCCCACTACGACCGTTTTGGCAGTGAACCCCAGACCGGTGGCATGCCCGGTGGTCCCGGAGGGGCCGGGGGTTTCAGCGTCGAAGACCTGTTCTCCCAGTTCTTTGGAGATGCTTTCTTCGGAGGGGGCGGACGGCGCGGCAACATGCAGCCCAGAGGCGAAGACCTTCAGGTGGACGCCGAAATCACCCTCGAAGAAGCCCGCGATGGGGCCGAAATCGAAGTGGACGTGGACCGTCTGGTCACCTGCGATGCCTGCAATGGAACCCGCAGCGAACCGGGCAGCACCCCCAAAACCTGTACCACCTGCAATGGCTCGGGTGTGGTCAGGCAACAACAGCGCACCATTCTGGGTTCTTTTGTCACCGAGCAGCCTTGCCAGACCTGCCGCGGCGAAGGTGTTTTGATCACCGATCCTTGCAAAAAGTGCAAAGGCCGGGGTCGGGTCATCAAAACCGAGAAAATCAAAGTCAAACTCCCCAAAGGCATCGACGGCGGTTACCGCCTGCGGGTGACCGGACAGGGCAACGAGGGCCCCGGCGGTCCCGGCGACCTGTATGTGCACCTCACTTTAAAACCCCACCCCCACCTGAAACGCGAAGAGGAACACCTCCACTACATCGCTGAACTGGGCATCACCGAAGCCATTTTTGGGGGCAAAATCAAGGTGCCCACCCTTGAAGGCGAAAAAGAAGTGGAAATCAAACCCGGCACCCAGCATGGGGATTACATCCGCCTGCGCAACATTGGCATGCCCCGCTTGCAGGGGGGCGGCAACGGCGACCTGTGCGTCCACTTCAAAGTCAACATCCCGAGTGCCAGCAAACTTTCCAAAGAGGCCCGTGCCCATCTGGAAGCTTACGCCAAAGTCATGGGCGAGCATCCAGACGACCACAAAGAGGGTTTCTTCGAGAAGCTGGGCAAGGCGTTTAGAGGGGATTGA